In the Clostridium gelidum genome, AGTGGAATTGATTAAGGAATTCCATTATAAATGTATTATACTTATAACTAAGAAGTAAATTACTAATATTATTATTGATGGATAAATTAGAAGAGATAAGTTAAAATAAATGCTTTAATTTAAGCTAAAACCAACAATGAAAATATTTAGAGCCACTAGCATTTAAAGTTATAAAGCTAGTGGTTCTTTTATGATAAAATGAATTTGATATATAATATTAATTAATTTATAGAAATAGATAGGAGTATTATATATGGATGAATATATTATTAGGGAAAGCAGTGATTCAGAAGCAGATTTAATTATTGATAGGTTAGTTGAATATAATTTATCTAAAGTTCCGCTTAAACAAGAGGTATCATTTTCATGGATAAATAGAATTATTGAAGATAAGAATGGAAATATTATTGCAGGAATACTAAGTAAAATGTATTGCTGGAAATGTTTATATATTGATGCCTTATGGGTTCAAGAAGGACATAGAAAAGATAGATTAGGTTCAAAGCTATTAAAGGAAGTTGAGAAAATAGCTGAAGAAAAAGGTTGTTATTTAATTCATTTAGATACTTTTGATTTTCAAGCAAAGGATTTTTACATTAAATATGGATACGAGATTTTTGGTATATTAGATGAGTGTCCACAGCAACATTCAAGGTATTTTATGAAAAAAAGCATATAGATTACGATATTAATAAATGAGGTAGGATATATATGAATGAATTACTAGAAAGAGCCATTAAACTAGCAAAAAAATATCATGAAGGTCAATTTGATAAAGGAGGTTCTCCTTATATTGAACATCCTTTGAGAGTCATGGCAGGAGTTGAATCTATAGAAGAAAAAATATTGGCTGTATTGCATGATGTATTAGAGGATTGTGATGTATCTAGAGAACAATTAATAGATGAGGGTATACCTGAATATTTAGTAGAGAAATTAGAGATTTTATGCAAAGGGAAAAATGAAAAGTATTTTGATTACATAGACAGGATTAAAGCTGATGAATTAACTATTAATGTAAAACTATCTGATTTAAAAGACAATATGAATTTAAAAAGATTAAAGGAAGTCACAGAGAAAGACCTAAAAAGATTAGAAAAATATAAGAAAGCAAAAGAAATATTAGAAAGTTATAAATAGATAAATTGAAATTATCACTTCACTATAGTTAAAATATAAAAGTTATGAAAAAATGTTATAATATAAGTAATTTAAGGTGAGAATTATATAAAGGGAATGGAGTGATAGATGTATGCCAAAGAAAATCTCAGTAGGAATATCAAATTTTAAAGAATTAATAGAAAATAATTATTATTTAATTGATAAAAGCTTACTTATAAAAGAGTTTTTAAATGATGGTGCTAAGATAATATTGACTCCTAGACCAAGAAGGTTTGGAAAGACTTTAAATTTAAGTATGCTTAAATACTTTTTTGATATTAATACTAAGGAAGAATCTAAGTGTTTATTTAAAGGATTGAATATTGAAAAAGAAGAAGAATTCAAATATCAGGGAGAGTTTCCTGTTATATTTGTAACCTTTAAGGATATCAAATATTCTAGTTATAGTGAATTTAAAAATGGTATGAGAATATTAATGTCAGAATTATACAGTAATTATTCTAGCATTATGGAAAGTAATAAATTATCAGATGTAGACAGAAAATTTTTTGATGATATATGGAATGAAAAAGCCTCAGATGAACATATTACTAAAGCGATAAGTAAATTAATGTATTTTCTTTATAAATACTATAATAAGAATGTAATTTTACTTATAGATGAATATGATGTTCCTATTCAAGAAGGATATATGTGTGGTTATTATGATGAAATGATATCATTTATGAGAAATATATTGAGTTCTGCACTAAAAGATAATGATTATATAAAGAAAGCAATGCTCACAGGTATTTTAAGGGTTGCAAAAGAAAGTATCTTTTCAGGAATGAATAATTTAGAAGTATATACCTTATTAAATGAAAACTTTTCTGATAAATTTGGATTTACTCAAAAGGAAATAGATCAGTTAGCATTAGATTTTAACGCAGTAGATCAAATAGAAAAAATAAAACAATGGTATGATGGATATGTATTTGGTGGAATAACAATTTATAATCCTTGGTCAGTTTTAAGCTATTTAAAAAACAAAAATGAAGGATTAAAACCCTATTGGATAAATAGCAGTAGTAATGTTTTAGTTAAAACATTACTATCTCAAGGTGATGAAGAAGTTAAATCTGAATTACAAGATTTAATTAAAGGTAAAGTAATTAGAAAAACTATAGATGATAATATAGTTATGAAAGAAATAGATAATTCGCCTCAAAATGTATGGAGCTTTTTATTAATGACTGGGTATTTAAAATGGAATAAAAAAGAGTTAATAGAAGGAAAATATGTTTGTGATTTAAAAGTTCCAAATAAAGAAGTATCAATTTATTATACAGATATGATTTTAAAATGGTTTGAAGATAGCATGAGCATGAGAAAATATAATATAATGTTAAATGCTTTAGTAACTGGGGATATTGAACTTTTTGAAGGATTATTTAAAGAGTTTGTTATAAATAATATAAGTTACTTTGATGTTTCAGGCAAAGAGCCAGAAAGAGTTTATCATGCTTTTGTACTTGGAATGTTAATTTCACTTGAAGGACAATATGAAGTGAAATCTAATAAGGAAAGTGGTTATGGAAGATATGATGTAATGATTATTCCAAAAGATAATAGTAAACTAGGAATAATTATGGAATTTAAGAAAATTGATGATTTTATGAAAGACACCATTGATGAAGCTGCTATAAAGGCATTAAAGGAAATAGAAGATAGAAAATATGAAGCAGAATTAATTAAAGATGGTATTAAAAAAATACTAAAACTTGCAATTGTATTTAAAGGTAAAGAAGTTTGTGTTTTTAGATAATAATTTATAAATAGGCTAGAGTATTATGCTCTAGCCTATTTTGAAAATGAAAAGATAATAGTTAGAATTTGATAGAGGCATTATTAGTAAGAATAGTTAGAGTATAATTTTAGTAGGCAGAAACAGTAATAAAAACTGTATAAATAGTAAAAGGAGATGCGAAAGCATCTCCCAAATACATAAATTATCCATTATAATTAAGTTGCTAAGACTAAATAGAATGGAGTTATATTTATGTATGAATTAAGTTTAAATGATAAAGGAATGACTTTCAAGGAGTTAGAGAAAAGAATTTATAAATATGCTTGTGACGAAGCTTGTAATGCTTTAAAAAGTATATTAGAATTTTTAGATGAAAAACTACTTAATGAAAGAGATAGCAAGGTTTACCGTAATAAAGGTCGTAAGCAAACTTGTTTGAGGACTATTATGGGGAACGTAGAGTATTCTAGGCGCATTTATGAATTTAAACTTGAAGATGGTAAGAAAGCAACTAAGTACCTTTTGGATGAGTATTTAGGGATGGACACTTTAGGAAATGTGTCTATAAATCTCGTAGAAACTATTTTAACTAACGTGACGGAGGTTTCTTTTAGAAAGACATCTGAGAATATTAAAACTATGTGTAATCAAGATATTAGTGCTCAAGGCGTTTGGAACATAGTTCAAACACTTGGGGAAAAGATTAAAGAAATAGAAAATCGTAAAATTGAGTTAAATGACAAAGGTGCATTAAAAGGCGAAAAGGAAGTACCAGTATTGTTTCAGGAGCAAGATGGAGTTTGGCTCTATCTTCAAGGTAATGATAGACCAAAAGGGAAAAATAAAAAGAAAGAGTTAAAACTAGCAGTATCATATACTGGCTGGACTTTACGCCCAGGGAGCAAAAAAGAATATGTGGTTGTTGATAAAACTGTTTGTGCAAGCTTTAGCAATTCCAATCACTTTAAAAAGCTTGCTAGCGCAACAATTTCAGAAAAATACAATGTAGATGAAATTCAAACTAGAATATTAAACGGTGATGGAGCAAATTGGATTAAAGCAACTTGTGAGGATGAAGACATTCATTTTCAGCTAGATCCATTTCATGTAGGCCAAGCGATTATACGTAAGGTAAGTGATAAAAGAGCTCAAAAGCAATTACTAAAACTATTTAGAGAAGGTAAAATTGATGAAGGTCTAGAAACTATTGTAAATATGATGATACTTACAAACGAAAAAGATATTGCATTTAAGAAGCTTACTGAATTATATGATTACTTTGTTCACAATAGAGATGGATTAATACCGTATAAATTAAGAAGTGACATAAACATGCCTACGGCGCCGGAAGGCATGGAATACAAGAATCTAGGCACAATGGAACATAATATTTGTGATGTATTAGCTCAAAGAATGAAGGGCAGAAAAATGAGCTGGTCTATTAATGGTGCAGATAATTTATCTAAAATATTATCTGAAAAATTTAGTAATAGGTTGTTTGATACTGTAGATAAAATCTACAGAAATATTATTTCTGATGATGTTATTGATACAGTAGTTGCAAAACTACCATTAACAGTATTTCAAGCGAATAAAGAATCTAATAAGTGTAAGGCATATAAGTGCAATAGTGCACAAATTCCGTATAGCGGAGCTGCCGCAACGTTAGGTAGAAAAATAGTACGTGATTTATGTGGATTAAAATCATTTAGTGATATTAGTTATAGTTAAATATACAGTATGGGTAGGGAAATTTTAAAAATGCAATGTAAAATAATGGATAATAATTTAAATAAAATTCTTGCCAACTTTTACTTGACTCAACCGTAAGAATATAACAATTAATAGACAAGATATATATATGTTATAATGATGTAAAATATGAAATTTATTGAAGGTGAATGTAGATATGGAGACTAAAACAATTTTATTAATAGAAGATGAGATAGATCTTGCAAATGAAATTGAATTAACACTAAATAAATGGGGATTTAATATTTGTAAAATAGATGAATTTGATAAAATCCTATCAGAATTTTTAGAGAAAAAACCACAATTAGTATTGCTGGATATAAACTTACCGTTTTATGATGGCTTTTATTGGTGTAAAAAGATAAGAGGAATGTCAAAGGTTCCTATTATATTTTTATCTTCAAGAAACTCCAATATGGATATGATTATGGGAATTAATGATGGGGCAGATGACTATATAACCAAGCCATTTTCAACAGATATTTTAATTACTAAGATAAATGCACTTCTTAGAAGATCTTATGATTATTCAATATCAAGTAATATTTTATTTTATGATGGACTAGCTTTAGATACAGAAAAAGGTATTGTAACTTATAACGAAAAATCACTGGAACTAACTAAAAATGATATGAAAATATTAAGTACACTTATTAAAAATAAAGGAAAAATAGTTTCCAGGGAAAATCTTATGATGTCTCTTTGGAATGAAAATGAATTTGTAAATGAGAATACTCTTACTGTAAGTATTAATAGGTTGAGAAATAAAATTTTAGAACTAGGATTGAAAGATTTTATAAAAACTAAGAAAGGTATAGGATACATAATTTAATGAATAAAATGAAGTTTTTTAAAGATGGATTATCATACTTATCTTTCAATATATTTATTTTTTTAATTATTAATATATATTTATTTTCATTAAATTCTCTAAAGAGCAATTATGATGATATTTTATACTTAGATTTAATTATAAGCTTATTCTATATTGCATTCATTTTTATTCGGTATGTAAAATATAAAAGAAATTATGATATGCTATATAATTTATTAAAGAATGAGCAGATAATTGAAAGTGAAGCAATAAAAGGTGATACTTTAGAAGAAAGTTTTATTAAAGAAGTGATAAATAGAAATAAAAATTTTATGAATAATAAATCTAAGAAATATGAAGAAGCCTTGAAAGAAATGGAAGAATATATATCAAGATGGGTTCACGAAATTAAGTTACCTATATCAGCTCTTAATATTATATTAGATAGAATAGATGATATTGAATTAAATAATAGTATTAAGAATCAAGTTGAAAAAATTAACTCTTTAGTTAGTTCTGTTTTATATGGGAGCAGGCTTACTAGTTTACATGAAGATATTTTTATAAAAGAAGAAAAATTAAAAGATATAATAGAAAAGTCCATAAGGAATAATGCATTTTTTCTTATAAAAAATAAAATAGATGTGAAACTTGATAATTTAAATCAAAATATTTATACAGATTCTAAGTGGATGATTTATGTTGCTGATCAAATAATAAGCAATGCTATAAAATATTGTAGTGATGTTAAAAAGATAGAGTTTTCTTCATATGATGAAGAAAACTGTGTTGTTTTAAATATAAAGGATTATGGCATAGGAATTAAAAAAGAAGATATAAAAAGGATTTTTGACAAGGGCTTCACTGGTATAAATGGTCGTAATAAAATCTATAAATCAACAGGAATGGGCTTGTATTTTTCAAAGAGGGCATTGGATAAGCTTGGGCATAAAATAGAGGCGAATTCTAAGGAAAATGAATTTACAGAATTTAAAGTTTATTTTTATAAAATATCAGATTATCTAAATGTGACAAAAATGTAACAGATAATATTGAAAAGTAACTTTAATAAAAGGATTTTTATAGAAAAAACTACTAAACTGTATATGAAAGGTTTAGTAGTTTTTTCATATATAAGGCACTATCAAAAAAATAACAAGTCAATCCGCCAGAATATTTGGACTTGTTATTTTCTTTCATGTGCCTAAACTAAGAAAATGGAGGATAGAGAAAAAGTATGAAATGTAGATTTTTTTCAAAAATAATAATTGCAACACTGGTACTAATTATGAGTTTAGGCCTCATTGGATGCAATAGTACAAACAATAAAGATAAATTTAAAGAATTTAGTAATTTATCTAAGCAGGAGAAAATAGTTAAGATGAAGGAAGAGGTAGAGTATCTTTGCAGTAATTTGGAAAAGAAGCACATAAATTTATATCATAGTATTTCAAAAGAGGATTTTGAAAAGAAAAAAGAAGAGTTAATTACTAATATTCCTCAAATTGAGGATGAAGTTGATTATTATTATGCTTTGTCAGAATTAATGACTGGTTTAAATGATGCGCACACAGCCATTGGAGTTTCAGATGATATTATGAATGAAAGTTACTTTTATGATTTTGATATAAAGAAATTTCAAGAAGGATGGATTCTTATGGGAATAGATAAAAGTAATGAAAATTTATTAGGATATAAGGTGACATCTATCAATGGTATAAAAATAGATGAAGTTTTTAATAGAATTTTAAATGTCATGCCTCATGAGAATCCATATAAAATAGCTAATAATTTTTCGCTTTATGTTGAAACAGCACAATTGTTAAAGAGAGTAAAAGTTATAAGTGATATTTCGGAGAATATTACCGTATCATTAGAGGATGAAAATCAAAATTCAGTAGATATAAAAGTTTCAGCGGCAAAAGATGATAATGTGCAAAATGAAAAGCATTCACTACTTCGAGATAAAGTAAAAAAGACTATGACATCAAATATAAAAGAAGAAAAATATTGGTTTGATAAAATTGATGATAATGATTTATATGTACAATATAACAAGTGTATGGAAGATAATACTTTACCTATAAAAGAATTTAGCAAGGAAATTTCTAAGAAAATAGAAGATAATAATTTCAAGAAAGTAATATTAGATTTCCGATACAATGGAGGTGGATCTTCTAACGTAATAGAACCTCTATTTGATGAATTGCAGGAAAATAAAGAAAAATATAATCTTAAATATTATATTTTAATAGGGAATCAGACTTTTTCATCAGCAATTTTAAATGCTTATGAAGGTAAAAAAAGATTAAAGGCAACTTTAGTTGGACAGCCTACTGGTGGTGATCTTAATCATTATGGTGAAGTTAAAAAATTTGAATTACCTTATAGTGGATTTTCAGTTGCTTATTCAACAAAGTATTTTGAAAATATTAAGAATTATGACAAGGATGCATTGTATCCAGATATTAGTGTGGAAAATACAATTAATGATTATATATATGGAATTGATGATGATGTACAAGCTGCTATTAAAGATTAATTTGTTAACTACAGATTAGATATGTAGAGCATAAATTAAGTGAAAAACTTTCAGGTTATAAATATTAAGATAATAAATGGAGGATTAGGTGATGGGCAAGATTTTAACGGTTAATGATATTACAAAAGAATATGGAATTAAGGGTTTTAGAAGCAGGATTTTAAATAATGTAAGTTTAGTAGTTAACAAAGGAGATTTTATTTCAATTATGGGGCCTTCAGGATCAGGAAAGACAACTCTTTTAAATTTGATGTCAACTCTTGATAAACCTACTAGTGGTGAAATTATATTAAATGGTGTGGATGTAACTAAAACAAGTAATAAGGAATTATCTAAAATAAGAAAAGAAAACATTGGGTTTATATTTCAGGATTATAATCTGTTAGACAATATGACTTTAATGGATAATATAGCTTTGCCATTAGCACTCGGAAGGAAAAAAAGCAAATTAATAGAAGATAAAGTAATAGAAATATCAGATATCTTTGGACTAAAGGATCATTTAAATAAATATCCTTATGAATTATCAGGAGGTCAAAAACAAAGAGGTGCAGCAGCTAGGGCTTTAATTACAAACCCTAAAATAGTATTTGCAGATGAGCCAACAGGAGCACTTGATTCAAGATCATCATCTGAATTGCTAGAATGTTTATGTAGAATTAATGAAAAAGAAAATGCAACTATAATTATGGTTACCCATGATAGTGCTTGTGCAAGTTATTCTAACGAAGTATATATGCTCAGTGATGGTAAAATAATGTGTAAGCTAAATAAAGGTAACGATAGAAAAGAATTTTATAAGAGAATAATTGATATGCTTGCATCTATTGGAGGTGCATGTTAATGAATGTATTTAGCATTGCATTAAACAATTTGAAAAACAATATAAAAATATATTCTATGTTTTTTATTTCAATGATTTTTTCAGTATTTATATTAGTGAATTTTGAATTGCTATTATATGGAGACATAATGCAATATATTGGCAAAATCAATAAAGATATTTATATTGTTTTACTCAAATGTGTAATTGCAGTTTTAATTATATTTATGATATTTTTCATCTGGTATTCAACTAATATATTTCTTAGGAAGAGAAAAAAAGAAATTGGAATTTATGTGTTTAGTGGACTTGATTTATTTATAATAGGAAAAATTTATTTTATAGAAGTATTTTTAATGGGATTAAGCTCATGCATAATAGGAATAAGCCTAGGAACAATATTTTCAAAGTTTTTTCAGATGATAATATTAAAAATATCTGGTTATGAATTAGATGTGGCATTTGATATAGGATTGGTTCCAATAGTAAATACAATTTTAATATTTATGACTATATTTTTAATAATGACCTTAAAAGGCTTGTTAAATATATATAGAAGTAAAATAATAAATCTTTTAAATGCTCATAAGAAGGAGACTAGAATTCCTAAGGTTACTATTATTACATACATAGTGGCAGTAGCTTCAGTAATTATTACTATATATGCTTATATTTTAGCAACAAAAGCGTGTTCAACTGAAAATATGGGATATGTAATATATTCAACATTTTTTATTATAATTGGAAGTTTTGGATTCTTTGGAAGTGTACTTTCAATTATATTTAATATGTTAATTAACACTAAAAAAGTTTTATACGCTGGAAACAACATAATAACTATAAATAATTTAGCTTATAGATTTAAAAAGAACTATAAAATTTATGCGATTATAACTATTTTAATTACAACTACAATTTCTACATTAGGTGTAGCAATATCAAGTAAGACATCTTATGATAAGCAGATGAGAAGTCTCTCAGCATATACTTTTTCTTTTGTATCAAATAGCAATATAGATACAAAGCCTGTAAAAGATAGTATATGGGATAATAAAATAATGGATGATATAAACACAAGGTTTTTATATGGTGATGATAAGGTAAGTTCTAATAGTAGTTATGAATATAGATATAAGAATACACTTATTTTAGAATATAATGATTTTATAAATATATTGAAATATTTAAAATATAAAAATATTAATGACATTAATGAAAATATGGTGAAAAACAATAATGTTATTGTGATAGATAGAGAAAATGTAATAAATGGGAAAAATAATAAAACTGTAACTGAATTTAATATTGGACAGGATGTTTATAAAACATCTTATAATTTATCCATATTGTTATTTGGAAGTATGTCTAGCAAGAGAGATATACTAGTTGTAAGCAAAGATAACTATGAAAAAATAAAAGTAATAACAAATGAAGCAAATTTTTATGGGATTAAGCTTGAAAATGATCAAAGGTTATACCATATTCTTAATAAGATAAATAGTAAGCTGCCTGAAGATGTAACAAATTCTTATTATATGGATGAAATTCAAGGAATTAAGTGGCTTACTTTCTCCTATGCTATAGGAGTAGTATTGTTTTTAGTTTTTTTATTAGCGACTGGAACAATATTATATATGAAAATTTATAGTGATGCTTATGAGGATAAGGAGAAATATCTAATATTGTTAAAGATGGGAGTAGAAGAAAAAGAGATATTAGGTGCTTTAAAGAAAGAAATAAGTTTGTTGTATGCTATACCTTTACTTCTAGCTAGCATTAATAGCTATTTTTCAGTAAAAATACTGAATAGTTATATGGAATTAAATCTAGTAAAACTTTATATAAGTAGTATTGGAGTTTGTATTTTTGTATTTATTATACTTTATGTACAATCAATAAGATATATAAAACAGTTAGTTTTGAAATAGAGTGATAAGAATGTAATTTTACTTATAGATGAATAATAAGATTGGATTAGTTATGGAATTTAAGAAAATTGATGGCTAGAGCATTGCATTATGCTCTAGCCTATTTTGCAAATGAAAAGATAATAGTTAGAATTTCATAGATGCATTATAGGAAGAATATAATAATTAATAGAGAAGATATATATAAAAGTACAATAAGATATTAAAAAAGAAAAATATTGACTACATATAGATACATATCTATACTATATACATAGATTATTAATTATGAATAATCTTTTGAAAGGAGCATAATATGAGTTCAGAATATGAAACAAATGCAAAAATATTAAAAGCTTTAAGTGATCCCAATAGACTTAAGATAATTGATTTATTATCTTGTGGTGAAAAGTGTGCGTGCGTGATATTGGAAAGTTTTGAATTTACACAACCTACATTATCTCATCATATGAAAGTTTTGATGGATTGTGGCTTGATTGAAGTCAGAAAAGATGGTATATGGAATTATTATAAACTAAAAGGTAAGAATACTAATAAATTAGTATTGTTTTTAATGAACTTAATTACGGAAAAAGAAAACTGCATATGTAACAATCCTAAATGTGCATGTAAAGATAATAACATAAAGGATGAATTTTAAAATTACATAGAAGATTGGATTATAATTTTTAAAAATGCAGATGATGAAATACAGAAAATATATTGGTATTTATAGAAGTGTTATGGCATAAGAATTTTTGGAATTAAGGAACCATAATCAATCTTAAATATGAATGGAGATAAAATGAAGAAAATAGATTTGACAGAAGGTAGTGCTATAAAAGTTCTGACAACTTTAGCTGTACCTATAATGGGAAGTTCTCTGCTACAATTTACATATAACTTAGTTGACATGTTATGGGTTGGCAGACTAGGAAGTGGTGCAGTTGCAAGCATAGGGTCATCAAGCTTTTATATAGGACTTGGATATTCTATAAATGCATTAGTAGTTATTGGAACTGGAATAAAAGTTTCTCATGCTATAGGTGAAAAAAAAGAAAATGCTGTTAAAGAATACATTAATGCAGGACTGTTAATTAATACAATAATTGGCCTTGTTTTTGGAATTCTACTTATTTTAATTGGAAGAAACCTTATAGGGTTTTTACATATTGGCAATCCTATAGTTGAAAAAGATGCTTATCTTTTTTTGGCTATAAGTGGACCAACTATATTTTTTGCATTTTTTAATTTGTTATATGCAAGGATATTAGGTAGCTTTGGTAATAACAAATTGGCATTTAAAATTAATTCTATAGGTGTAGTTGTAAATATAATATTAGATCCTATATTCATTTATGTGTTTAAGCTTGGAGTGGTAGGTGCATCAATTGCTACTATGTTAGCTAATATTATAATGTTTGCATTATATTTAATGGAATCATCAGGGATGCTTAAATTTAGTTTTGATATTAAAATTGATTATAAAAAAGTGAAGGAAATAATAATTTTAGGATTTCCTATGGCTTTTCAAAGAATTTTATTTACTATAATTAATATATTCCTTGCAAGAATTATAGCTATATTTGGTTCAGATGCTATAGCAGCACAAAAAATAGGTCTTCAAATTGAATCAATTACTTATATGGTTATTGGAGGACTACAGG is a window encoding:
- a CDS encoding response regulator transcription factor, whose amino-acid sequence is METKTILLIEDEIDLANEIELTLNKWGFNICKIDEFDKILSEFLEKKPQLVLLDINLPFYDGFYWCKKIRGMSKVPIIFLSSRNSNMDMIMGINDGADDYITKPFSTDILITKINALLRRSYDYSISSNILFYDGLALDTEKGIVTYNEKSLELTKNDMKILSTLIKNKGKIVSRENLMMSLWNENEFVNENTLTVSINRLRNKILELGLKDFIKTKKGIGYII
- a CDS encoding FtsX-like permease family protein — encoded protein: MNVFSIALNNLKNNIKIYSMFFISMIFSVFILVNFELLLYGDIMQYIGKINKDIYIVLLKCVIAVLIIFMIFFIWYSTNIFLRKRKKEIGIYVFSGLDLFIIGKIYFIEVFLMGLSSCIIGISLGTIFSKFFQMIILKISGYELDVAFDIGLVPIVNTILIFMTIFLIMTLKGLLNIYRSKIINLLNAHKKETRIPKVTIITYIVAVASVIITIYAYILATKACSTENMGYVIYSTFFIIIGSFGFFGSVLSIIFNMLINTKKVLYAGNNIITINNLAYRFKKNYKIYAIITILITTTISTLGVAISSKTSYDKQMRSLSAYTFSFVSNSNIDTKPVKDSIWDNKIMDDINTRFLYGDDKVSSNSSYEYRYKNTLILEYNDFINILKYLKYKNINDINENMVKNNNVIVIDRENVINGKNNKTVTEFNIGQDVYKTSYNLSILLFGSMSSKRDILVVSKDNYEKIKVITNEANFYGIKLENDQRLYHILNKINSKLPEDVTNSYYMDEIQGIKWLTFSYAIGVVLFLVFLLATGTILYMKIYSDAYEDKEKYLILLKMGVEEKEILGALKKEISLLYAIPLLLASINSYFSVKILNSYMELNLVKLYISSIGVCIFVFIILYVQSIRYIKQLVLK
- a CDS encoding ABC transporter ATP-binding protein: MGKILTVNDITKEYGIKGFRSRILNNVSLVVNKGDFISIMGPSGSGKTTLLNLMSTLDKPTSGEIILNGVDVTKTSNKELSKIRKENIGFIFQDYNLLDNMTLMDNIALPLALGRKKSKLIEDKVIEISDIFGLKDHLNKYPYELSGGQKQRGAAARALITNPKIVFADEPTGALDSRSSSELLECLCRINEKENATIIMVTHDSACASYSNEVYMLSDGKIMCKLNKGNDRKEFYKRIIDMLASIGGAC
- a CDS encoding ISLre2 family transposase; the encoded protein is MYELSLNDKGMTFKELEKRIYKYACDEACNALKSILEFLDEKLLNERDSKVYRNKGRKQTCLRTIMGNVEYSRRIYEFKLEDGKKATKYLLDEYLGMDTLGNVSINLVETILTNVTEVSFRKTSENIKTMCNQDISAQGVWNIVQTLGEKIKEIENRKIELNDKGALKGEKEVPVLFQEQDGVWLYLQGNDRPKGKNKKKELKLAVSYTGWTLRPGSKKEYVVVDKTVCASFSNSNHFKKLASATISEKYNVDEIQTRILNGDGANWIKATCEDEDIHFQLDPFHVGQAIIRKVSDKRAQKQLLKLFREGKIDEGLETIVNMMILTNEKDIAFKKLTELYDYFVHNRDGLIPYKLRSDINMPTAPEGMEYKNLGTMEHNICDVLAQRMKGRKMSWSINGADNLSKILSEKFSNRLFDTVDKIYRNIISDDVIDTVVAKLPLTVFQANKESNKCKAYKCNSAQIPYSGAAATLGRKIVRDLCGLKSFSDISYS
- a CDS encoding GTP pyrophosphokinase — encoded protein: MNELLERAIKLAKKYHEGQFDKGGSPYIEHPLRVMAGVESIEEKILAVLHDVLEDCDVSREQLIDEGIPEYLVEKLEILCKGKNEKYFDYIDRIKADELTINVKLSDLKDNMNLKRLKEVTEKDLKRLEKYKKAKEILESYK
- a CDS encoding sensor histidine kinase, which translates into the protein MLYNLLKNEQIIESEAIKGDTLEESFIKEVINRNKNFMNNKSKKYEEALKEMEEYISRWVHEIKLPISALNIILDRIDDIELNNSIKNQVEKINSLVSSVLYGSRLTSLHEDIFIKEEKLKDIIEKSIRNNAFFLIKNKIDVKLDNLNQNIYTDSKWMIYVADQIISNAIKYCSDVKKIEFSSYDEENCVVLNIKDYGIGIKKEDIKRIFDKGFTGINGRNKIYKSTGMGLYFSKRALDKLGHKIEANSKENEFTEFKVYFYKISDYLNVTKM
- a CDS encoding S41 family peptidase, giving the protein MKCRFFSKIIIATLVLIMSLGLIGCNSTNNKDKFKEFSNLSKQEKIVKMKEEVEYLCSNLEKKHINLYHSISKEDFEKKKEELITNIPQIEDEVDYYYALSELMTGLNDAHTAIGVSDDIMNESYFYDFDIKKFQEGWILMGIDKSNENLLGYKVTSINGIKIDEVFNRILNVMPHENPYKIANNFSLYVETAQLLKRVKVISDISENITVSLEDENQNSVDIKVSAAKDDNVQNEKHSLLRDKVKKTMTSNIKEEKYWFDKIDDNDLYVQYNKCMEDNTLPIKEFSKEISKKIEDNNFKKVILDFRYNGGGSSNVIEPLFDELQENKEKYNLKYYILIGNQTFSSAILNAYEGKKRLKATLVGQPTGGDLNHYGEVKKFELPYSGFSVAYSTKYFENIKNYDKDALYPDISVENTINDYIYGIDDDVQAAIKD
- a CDS encoding GNAT family N-acetyltransferase; translation: MDEYIIRESSDSEADLIIDRLVEYNLSKVPLKQEVSFSWINRIIEDKNGNIIAGILSKMYCWKCLYIDALWVQEGHRKDRLGSKLLKEVEKIAEEKGCYLIHLDTFDFQAKDFYIKYGYEIFGILDECPQQHSRYFMKKSI
- a CDS encoding AAA family ATPase is translated as MPKKISVGISNFKELIENNYYLIDKSLLIKEFLNDGAKIILTPRPRRFGKTLNLSMLKYFFDINTKEESKCLFKGLNIEKEEEFKYQGEFPVIFVTFKDIKYSSYSEFKNGMRILMSELYSNYSSIMESNKLSDVDRKFFDDIWNEKASDEHITKAISKLMYFLYKYYNKNVILLIDEYDVPIQEGYMCGYYDEMISFMRNILSSALKDNDYIKKAMLTGILRVAKESIFSGMNNLEVYTLLNENFSDKFGFTQKEIDQLALDFNAVDQIEKIKQWYDGYVFGGITIYNPWSVLSYLKNKNEGLKPYWINSSSNVLVKTLLSQGDEEVKSELQDLIKGKVIRKTIDDNIVMKEIDNSPQNVWSFLLMTGYLKWNKKELIEGKYVCDLKVPNKEVSIYYTDMILKWFEDSMSMRKYNIMLNALVTGDIELFEGLFKEFVINNISYFDVSGKEPERVYHAFVLGMLISLEGQYEVKSNKESGYGRYDVMIIPKDNSKLGIIMEFKKIDDFMKDTIDEAAIKALKEIEDRKYEAELIKDGIKKILKLAIVFKGKEVCVFR